A genomic window from Zalophus californianus isolate mZalCal1 chromosome 13, mZalCal1.pri.v2, whole genome shotgun sequence includes:
- the AGPAT2 gene encoding 1-acyl-sn-glycerol-3-phosphate acyltransferase beta isoform X1 has translation MVTHCSWHPKRTAPAAPRRPPHSYCLHPESVCAPQARRARSPPGRTSRVSLQLPQGPEGAGGPGGSHAGAVQGLLCVATGLPERLRPWVAFGATLLGLGAAGVWGTRGGAGRGGEAHTAAGGGAGAQVYPPRGCGAGTRIARPGARIIKWFVSKFKYIFGLRFETKGLQKLEVDHPCVIISNHQSILDMMGLMEALPERCVQIAKRELIFLGPVGLIMYLGGIFFINRQHSRTAMTVMADVGERMVKENLKVWIYPEGTRNDNGDLLPFKKGAFYLAIQTQVPVIPVIYSSFSSFYNPKTKLFSSGTIKVEVLDAIPTSGLTVADVPKLMDTCYQAMRTTFFRISKTPQENRAAAGPGCQPAQ, from the exons ATGGTGACGCACTGTTCCTGGCACCCAAAGCGGACAGCCCCAGCCGCGCCCAGAAGGCCGCCCCATTCCTACTGCCTCCACCCGGAATCTGTGTGTGCCCCCCAGGCCCGCAGAGCGAGGTCGCCCCCCGGCCGGACCAGCAGGGTCTCCCTGCAATTGCCCCAGGGGCCCGAAGGAGCAGGTGGCCCAGGCGGCAGTCACGCGGGCGCAGTTCAGGGGCTCCTTTGTGTGGCGACAGGGCTGCCAGAGAGGTTGCGTCCTTGGGTAGCCTTTGGAGCTACGCTTCTGGGTTTGGGGGCAGCGGGGGTGTGGGGAacacggggcggggcggggcggggcggggaggcccATACGGCGGCGGGGGGCGGTGCCGGAGCCCAAGTTTACCCGCCGCGCGGCTGCGGGGCCGGGACGCGGATAGCCCGGCCAGGAGCTAG GATCATCAAATGGTTTGTCTCAAAGTTTAAGTACATATTCGGCCTTCGTTTTGAGACAAAGGGTCTCCAGAAGCTGGAGGTGGACCACCCCTGTGTCATCATTTCTAACCACCAGAGCATCCTGGACATGATGG GCCTGATGGAGGCCCTACCTGAGCGCTGCGTGCAGATTGCCAAGCGGGAGCTGATCTTCTTGGGACCCGTGGGCCTGATCATGTACCTTGGGGGCATCTTCTTCATCAACCGGCAGCACTCCAGGACCGCCATGACCGTGATGGCCGATGTGGGCGAGCGCATGGTCAAGGAGAAC CTCAAAGTGTGGATCTACCCTGAGGGCACACGGAACGACAATGGAGACCTGCTACCTTTCAAGAAAGGCGCCTTCTACCTGGCGATCCAGACCCAG GTGCCTGTCATCCCTGTGATATACTCCAGCTTCTCCTCCTTCTACAACCCCAAGACAAAGCTCTTCAGCTCAG GAACTATCAAGGTGGAGGTGCTGGATGCCATCCCCACCAGTGGTCTCACTGTTGCTGATGTCCCCAAGCTGATGGATACCTGCTACCAGGCCATGAGGACCACCTTCTTCCGCATATCCAAGACACCCCAGGAGAACAGGGCGGCTGCAGGACCTGGTTGCCAGCCAGCGCAGTAG
- the AGPAT2 gene encoding 1-acyl-sn-glycerol-3-phosphate acyltransferase beta isoform X2: protein MELWPWLTAALLLLLLLVQLSRSARFCAKITLYCALCLSASTVAAVICLLRHHGPTVENMRIIKWFVSKFKYIFGLRFETKGLQKLEVDHPCVIISNHQSILDMMGLMEALPERCVQIAKRELIFLGPVGLIMYLGGIFFINRQHSRTAMTVMADVGERMVKENLKVWIYPEGTRNDNGDLLPFKKGAFYLAIQTQVPVIPVIYSSFSSFYNPKTKLFSSGTIKVEVLDAIPTSGLTVADVPKLMDTCYQAMRTTFFRISKTPQENRAAAGPGCQPAQ, encoded by the exons ATGGAGCTCTGGCCGTGGCTGACCGCCgcgctgctgctgctcctgctgctcgTGCAGCTCAGCCGCTCCGCCAGGTTCTGCGCCAAGATCACGCTGTACTGCGCGCTCTGCCTCTCGGCCTCCACGGTGGCCGCGGTCATCTGCCTGCTGCGCCACCACGGCCCGACAGTGGAGAACATGAG GATCATCAAATGGTTTGTCTCAAAGTTTAAGTACATATTCGGCCTTCGTTTTGAGACAAAGGGTCTCCAGAAGCTGGAGGTGGACCACCCCTGTGTCATCATTTCTAACCACCAGAGCATCCTGGACATGATGG GCCTGATGGAGGCCCTACCTGAGCGCTGCGTGCAGATTGCCAAGCGGGAGCTGATCTTCTTGGGACCCGTGGGCCTGATCATGTACCTTGGGGGCATCTTCTTCATCAACCGGCAGCACTCCAGGACCGCCATGACCGTGATGGCCGATGTGGGCGAGCGCATGGTCAAGGAGAAC CTCAAAGTGTGGATCTACCCTGAGGGCACACGGAACGACAATGGAGACCTGCTACCTTTCAAGAAAGGCGCCTTCTACCTGGCGATCCAGACCCAG GTGCCTGTCATCCCTGTGATATACTCCAGCTTCTCCTCCTTCTACAACCCCAAGACAAAGCTCTTCAGCTCAG GAACTATCAAGGTGGAGGTGCTGGATGCCATCCCCACCAGTGGTCTCACTGTTGCTGATGTCCCCAAGCTGATGGATACCTGCTACCAGGCCATGAGGACCACCTTCTTCCGCATATCCAAGACACCCCAGGAGAACAGGGCGGCTGCAGGACCTGGTTGCCAGCCAGCGCAGTAG
- the EGFL7 gene encoding epidermal growth factor-like protein 7 isoform X2 encodes MFTSRELLLVWFLVLAVGGTEHVFRPGRRVCAIGAPRGPESESFVQRVYQPFLTTCDGHRACSTYRTIYRTAYRRSPGPAVPRPRYACCPGWKRTGGLPRACGAAICQPPCQNGGSCVQPGRCHCPAGWQGDTCQTDVDECRAGGGTCPQHCVNTTGSYWCQCWEGHSPSADGVLCLPKTGAPRVAPNPTTGVDSAVEEEVQRLRSRVDVLEQKLQLVLAPLHSLASRALEHGLPDPSSLLAHSLQQLDRIDSLSEQISLLEEQLGSCSCEKEL; translated from the exons ATGTTCACCTCCAGGGAGCTGCTGCTGGTGTGGTTCCTGGTGCTGGCAGTGGGTGGCACTGAGCACGTCTTCCGGCCTGG CCGCAGGGTGTGTGCCATCGGGGCTCCCAGGGGCCCCGAGTCAGAGTCTTTCGTGCAGCGAGTGTACCAGCCCTTCCTCACCACCTGTGATGGGCACCGAGCCTGCAGCACCTACCG GACCATCTACAGGACTGCCTACCGCCGCAGCCCTGGGCCGGCCGTCCCCAGGCCTCGCTACGCCTGCTGCCCCGGCTGGAAGAGGACCGGCGGGCTCCCCAGGGCCTGTGGAGCAG CAATATGCCAGCCACCGTGCCAGAACGGAGGGAGCTGTGTCCAGCCAGGCCGCTGTCACTGCCCTGCAGGATGGCAGGGCGACACCTGCCAGACAG ATGTGGATGagtgcagggctggagggggcacCTGTCCCCAGCACTGCGTCAACACTACGGGTAGTTACTGGTGCCAGTGTTGGGAAGGGCACAGCCCATCTGCAGATGGTGTGCTCTGCCTGCCCAAGACAGGGGCCCCCAGGGTAGCCCCGAACCCCACAACAG GCGTGGACAGCGCAGTCGAGGAGGAAGTGCAGAGACTTCGGTCAAGGGTGGACGTGCTGGAGCAG AAGCTGCAGCTGGTACTCGCCCCGCTGCATAGCCTGGCCTCGAGGGCCCTGGAGCACGGGCTCCCGGACCCCAGCAGCCTCCTGGCGCACTCCCTCCAGCAGCTGGACCGCATCGACTCTCTGAGTGAGCAGATctccctcctggaggagcagcTGGGGTCCT GTTCCTGCGAAAAGGAGCTGTAA
- the EGFL7 gene encoding epidermal growth factor-like protein 7 isoform X1: MGAVAKPGPGPYQTPAQEKCREPPPARRAAATAVQGMTEPPSPGSCCWCGSWCWQWVALSTSSGLAAGCVPSGLPGAPSQSLSCSECTSPSSPPVMGTEPAAPTGPSTGLPTAAALGRPSPGLATPAAPAGRGPAGSPGPVEQQYASHRARTEGAVSSQAAVTALQDGRATPARQAWTAQSRRKCRDFGQGWTCWSRRSLWWTSRALQSPYRPQGSLKALWNREGPFCPQKLQLVLAPLHSLASRALEHGLPDPSSLLAHSLQQLDRIDSLSEQISLLEEQLGSCSCEKEL; encoded by the exons ATGGGGGCCGTGGCCAAGCCCGGGCCCGGGCCGTATCAG ACTCCAGCACAAGAGAAGTGCAGGGAGCCCCCGCCAGCCAGAAGAGCAGCGGCCACCGCTGTCCAGGGGATGACAGAGCCCCCTTCTCCAG GGAGCTGCTGCTGGTGTGGTTCCTGGTGCTGGCAGTGGGTGGCACTGAGCACGTCTTCCGGCCTGG CCGCAGGGTGTGTGCCATCGGGGCTCCCAGGGGCCCCGAGTCAGAGTCTTTCGTGCAGCGAGTGTACCAGCCCTTCCTCACCACCTGTGATGGGCACCGAGCCTGCAGCACCTACCG GACCATCTACAGGACTGCCTACCGCCGCAGCCCTGGGCCGGCCGTCCCCAGGCCTCGCTACGCCTGCTGCCCCGGCTGGAAGAGGACCGGCGGGCTCCCCAGGGCCTGTGGAGCAG CAATATGCCAGCCACCGTGCCAGAACGGAGGGAGCTGTGTCCAGCCAGGCCGCTGTCACTGCCCTGCAGGATGGCAGGGCGACACCTGCCAGACAG GCGTGGACAGCGCAGTCGAGGAGGAAGTGCAGAGACTTCGGTCAAGGGTGGACGTGCTGGAGCAG ACGCTCCCTCTGGTGGACATCCAGGGCCCTGCAGAGCCCTTACAGGCCACAGGGTTCCCTAAAAGCCTTGTGGAACAGAGAGGGTCCCTTCTGCCCACAGAAGCTGCAGCTGGTACTCGCCCCGCTGCATAGCCTGGCCTCGAGGGCCCTGGAGCACGGGCTCCCGGACCCCAGCAGCCTCCTGGCGCACTCCCTCCAGCAGCTGGACCGCATCGACTCTCTGAGTGAGCAGATctccctcctggaggagcagcTGGGGTCCT GTTCCTGCGAAAAGGAGCTGTAA
- the EGFL7 gene encoding epidermal growth factor-like protein 7 isoform X4 — protein sequence MGAVAKPGPGPYQTPAQEKCREPPPARRAAATAVQGMTEPPSPGSCCWCGSWCWQWVALSTSSGLAAGCVPSGLPGAPSQSLSCSECTSPSSPPVMGTEPAAPTGPSTGLPTAAALGRPSPGLATPAAPAGRGPAGSPGPVEQQYASHRARTEGAVSSQAAVTALQDGRATPARQAWTAQSRRKCRDFGQGWTCWSRSCSWYSPRCIAWPRGPWSTGSRTPAASWRTPSSSWTASTL from the exons ATGGGGGCCGTGGCCAAGCCCGGGCCCGGGCCGTATCAG ACTCCAGCACAAGAGAAGTGCAGGGAGCCCCCGCCAGCCAGAAGAGCAGCGGCCACCGCTGTCCAGGGGATGACAGAGCCCCCTTCTCCAG GGAGCTGCTGCTGGTGTGGTTCCTGGTGCTGGCAGTGGGTGGCACTGAGCACGTCTTCCGGCCTGG CCGCAGGGTGTGTGCCATCGGGGCTCCCAGGGGCCCCGAGTCAGAGTCTTTCGTGCAGCGAGTGTACCAGCCCTTCCTCACCACCTGTGATGGGCACCGAGCCTGCAGCACCTACCG GACCATCTACAGGACTGCCTACCGCCGCAGCCCTGGGCCGGCCGTCCCCAGGCCTCGCTACGCCTGCTGCCCCGGCTGGAAGAGGACCGGCGGGCTCCCCAGGGCCTGTGGAGCAG CAATATGCCAGCCACCGTGCCAGAACGGAGGGAGCTGTGTCCAGCCAGGCCGCTGTCACTGCCCTGCAGGATGGCAGGGCGACACCTGCCAGACAG GCGTGGACAGCGCAGTCGAGGAGGAAGTGCAGAGACTTCGGTCAAGGGTGGACGTGCTGGAGCAG AAGCTGCAGCTGGTACTCGCCCCGCTGCATAGCCTGGCCTCGAGGGCCCTGGAGCACGGGCTCCCGGACCCCAGCAGCCTCCTGGCGCACTCCCTCCAGCAGCTGGACCGCATCGACTCTCTGA
- the EGFL7 gene encoding epidermal growth factor-like protein 7 isoform X3: protein MFTSRELLLVWFLVLAVGGTEHVFRPGRRVCAIGAPRGPESESFVQRVYQPFLTTCDGHRACSTYRTIYRTAYRRSPGPAVPRPRYACCPGWKRTGGLPRACGAAICQPPCQNGGSCVQPGRCHCPAGWQGDTCQTDVDECRAGGGTCPQHCVNTTGSYWCQCWEGHSPSADGVLCLPKTGAPRVAPNPTTGVDSAVEEEVQRLRSRVDVLEQTLPLVDIQGPAEPLQATGFPKSLVEQRGSLLPTEAAAGTRPAA from the exons ATGTTCACCTCCAGGGAGCTGCTGCTGGTGTGGTTCCTGGTGCTGGCAGTGGGTGGCACTGAGCACGTCTTCCGGCCTGG CCGCAGGGTGTGTGCCATCGGGGCTCCCAGGGGCCCCGAGTCAGAGTCTTTCGTGCAGCGAGTGTACCAGCCCTTCCTCACCACCTGTGATGGGCACCGAGCCTGCAGCACCTACCG GACCATCTACAGGACTGCCTACCGCCGCAGCCCTGGGCCGGCCGTCCCCAGGCCTCGCTACGCCTGCTGCCCCGGCTGGAAGAGGACCGGCGGGCTCCCCAGGGCCTGTGGAGCAG CAATATGCCAGCCACCGTGCCAGAACGGAGGGAGCTGTGTCCAGCCAGGCCGCTGTCACTGCCCTGCAGGATGGCAGGGCGACACCTGCCAGACAG ATGTGGATGagtgcagggctggagggggcacCTGTCCCCAGCACTGCGTCAACACTACGGGTAGTTACTGGTGCCAGTGTTGGGAAGGGCACAGCCCATCTGCAGATGGTGTGCTCTGCCTGCCCAAGACAGGGGCCCCCAGGGTAGCCCCGAACCCCACAACAG GCGTGGACAGCGCAGTCGAGGAGGAAGTGCAGAGACTTCGGTCAAGGGTGGACGTGCTGGAGCAG ACGCTCCCTCTGGTGGACATCCAGGGCCCTGCAGAGCCCTTACAGGCCACAGGGTTCCCTAAAAGCCTTGTGGAACAGAGAGGGTCCCTTCTGCCCACAGAAGCTGCAGCTGGTACTCGCCCCGCTGCATAG